A single Paenibacillus sp. FSL R5-0517 DNA region contains:
- a CDS encoding Crp/Fnr family transcriptional regulator, translating to MLELTTVLEKRGNTNCFSEANFNHLLVTMKDRTYPEGTHLYWEGDVSDKLYYMKRGRAQITKSTDEGKELIMYMYQSGDMIGQADPFFGSKHTFSAEVLEDSEIGVLEHKDLEMLICQHCDFAIDFMKWMGIHHRLTQTKFRDLMLYGKPGALCSTLIRLSNSYGEPHGEHVIIHKKITHTDLSNMIGATRESVNRMLSDLRKKDAIEYDNGMIVIKDLKMLQGICHCELCPNEICRI from the coding sequence ATGTTAGAACTAACAACTGTACTGGAAAAACGCGGCAATACGAACTGTTTCTCGGAAGCGAATTTCAACCATCTGCTGGTTACCATGAAAGATAGAACCTATCCGGAAGGTACACATCTGTACTGGGAAGGAGACGTCTCTGACAAACTTTATTATATGAAACGGGGCCGTGCCCAGATCACCAAATCCACGGATGAAGGCAAGGAACTAATCATGTACATGTATCAGTCCGGTGATATGATTGGGCAGGCTGATCCCTTCTTCGGCTCGAAACACACCTTCTCAGCGGAAGTACTGGAGGATAGTGAGATCGGTGTACTGGAGCATAAGGACCTGGAGATGCTAATCTGCCAGCATTGTGACTTCGCGATCGACTTTATGAAATGGATGGGCATCCACCACCGGTTGACACAGACGAAGTTCCGGGATCTCATGTTATATGGCAAACCAGGTGCGCTTTGCTCCACCCTCATTCGATTGTCGAATTCGTATGGTGAGCCTCATGGAGAGCATGTCATTATTCATAAAAAAATTACCCACACGGACCTGTCCAATATGATTGGAGCTACCCGTGAAAGTGTAAACCGCATGTTAAGCGATCTGCGCAAGAAAGATGCGATCGAATATGACAATGGCATGATCGTCATCAAAGATCTGAAGATGCTGCAAGGGATCTGTCACTGTGAACTTTGCCCGAACGAGATCTGTCGTATTTAA
- a CDS encoding helix-turn-helix domain-containing protein yields the protein MCPRFETAFSFLGKRWNGLIIQTLMSGSKRFKDISNLIPSMSDKMLSERMKDLEGEGILVRHVYPETPVRIEYELTDKGRALQPVMNQIQDWAEKWVD from the coding sequence ATGTGTCCGCGTTTTGAGACGGCGTTTTCCTTTTTGGGCAAGCGCTGGAATGGTTTAATTATTCAAACGTTGATGAGTGGTTCGAAGCGATTCAAGGATATCTCCAATCTGATTCCATCCATGAGTGATAAGATGTTATCCGAACGGATGAAAGATCTGGAGGGTGAAGGTATTCTGGTTCGTCACGTCTATCCTGAGACGCCGGTTCGTATTGAATATGAACTGACGGATAAAGGTAGAGCGCTCCAGCCTGTCATGAATCAAATTCAAGACTGGGCTGAGAAGTGGGTTGACTAA
- a CDS encoding ThuA domain-containing protein, with protein MINVTIWNEFVHEKIHDEVREVYPDGLHRALADGLGGEGFAIRTATLDQPEHGLTDEVLNSTDVLIWWGHMAHDRVSDEISQKVAQRVLNGMGMIVLHSGHFSKPFKALMGTSCDLKWRVADEQEIVWCVNPSHPIADGIEGKIVLEKEEMYGEFFDIPVPDELVFVSNFQGGEVFRSGCTFRRGEGKIFYFRPGHETYPTYYKPEILRVISNAVKWAYPARSFKPEFGKSEPVRPFGGVLV; from the coding sequence ATGATCAACGTCACCATTTGGAATGAATTTGTCCATGAGAAAATTCACGATGAAGTAAGGGAAGTCTACCCGGATGGTCTGCATCGAGCACTGGCTGACGGACTTGGCGGCGAAGGCTTTGCTATTCGTACGGCTACACTGGATCAGCCTGAACACGGTTTGACTGATGAAGTGCTGAATTCCACAGATGTGCTTATATGGTGGGGACATATGGCACATGATCGTGTAAGCGATGAGATCTCACAGAAAGTTGCACAGCGAGTGCTGAACGGGATGGGAATGATTGTGCTCCATTCAGGTCATTTCTCCAAACCATTCAAAGCGCTGATGGGAACCAGCTGCGATCTGAAATGGCGTGTAGCTGACGAGCAGGAAATTGTGTGGTGTGTTAATCCATCTCATCCGATTGCAGATGGCATTGAAGGCAAGATTGTATTGGAAAAAGAAGAGATGTACGGTGAATTCTTCGATATTCCAGTACCGGATGAACTGGTGTTTGTAAGTAACTTCCAGGGTGGGGAAGTATTCCGGAGCGGATGTACGTTCCGGCGTGGTGAAGGTAAAATCTTTTATTTCCGACCAGGTCATGAGACGTATCCGACCTATTACAAACCGGAAATATTGCGAGTAATCAGTAACGCAGTAAAATGGGCATATCCTGCCCGCAGCTTTAAGCCGGAATTTGGCAAGAGCGAACCTGTAAGACCATTTGGTGGCGTGCTGGTTTAA
- a CDS encoding sugar phosphate isomerase/epimerase — MKLGVFLVLFGGRKLEDALDYVASKGLKAVEIGTGGHPGNAHCKPDELLSNPTALKNFKNAVESRGLTISALSCHGNPLHPQKDIAKGFHDDFVKTVELAEKLEVPVVNTFSGCPGDHEDAKYPNWPVAPWPNDFQEVLKWQWENKVIPYWTEWGKFAADRNVKVGLELHGGFSVHTPATLLRLREAAGEVIGANLDPSHMWWQGIDPVQAIHILGREGAIHHFHAKDTTIDPVNVNKHGVTDMQDYTNMLDRAWQFRSVGYGHDNKTWADIISALRLVGYDYVVSIEHEDGLMSVEEGFSKAVQNLQQVLIEEPLGDMWWV, encoded by the coding sequence TTGAAACTCGGCGTATTTTTGGTACTATTCGGAGGACGTAAATTGGAGGATGCTCTTGATTATGTAGCATCCAAGGGATTAAAAGCAGTAGAGATCGGAACAGGCGGACATCCAGGCAATGCACATTGTAAGCCGGATGAATTGTTAAGCAATCCTACGGCACTTAAAAACTTCAAAAATGCAGTGGAGTCACGTGGTTTGACAATTAGTGCACTGAGCTGTCACGGTAACCCGCTTCATCCGCAAAAGGATATTGCGAAGGGATTCCACGATGATTTTGTTAAAACGGTAGAACTGGCTGAGAAGCTGGAAGTGCCTGTAGTGAATACATTCTCCGGTTGTCCGGGAGACCATGAGGATGCCAAGTATCCGAACTGGCCTGTTGCACCATGGCCGAATGATTTCCAGGAGGTCCTGAAGTGGCAGTGGGAGAACAAAGTGATCCCGTATTGGACAGAGTGGGGTAAATTTGCAGCAGATCGTAACGTAAAAGTCGGATTGGAGCTGCACGGTGGATTCTCCGTTCATACACCAGCAACCTTGCTGAGACTGCGTGAGGCAGCAGGTGAAGTAATCGGAGCCAATCTGGACCCAAGTCACATGTGGTGGCAAGGTATTGATCCGGTTCAGGCCATTCACATCTTGGGCCGTGAAGGAGCCATCCATCACTTCCATGCCAAAGATACAACAATTGATCCGGTAAACGTGAACAAACACGGTGTAACGGATATGCAGGACTATACGAATATGCTGGATCGCGCTTGGCAGTTCCGCTCGGTCGGTTATGGACATGATAACAAGACATGGGCAGATATTATTAGTGCCTTGCGTCTGGTCGGTTATGATTACGTAGTAAGTATTGAACACGAGGACGGTCTGATGTCGGTTGAAGAAGGATTCTCTAAAGCCGTACAAAATCTCCAGCAAGTATTGATTGAAGAACCGCTGGGCGATATGTGGTGGGTTTAG
- a CDS encoding Gfo/Idh/MocA family oxidoreductase, translating into MEKMKAGIIGCGNISAIYLENLKNNPVIEVVAVADLIRERAQERADEFNIANVYNVDELLQNNEIELVLNLTVPGSHAMTDLAALEAGKHVYAEKPLAISLEDGRKVVELAEEKGLYVGSAPDTFLGSGIQTARKAIEDGLIGKPIAATSFFMGGGPEAWHPNPEFFYVAGGGPMFDMGPYYLTALITLLGPIRRISASAGIQIADRKIGSGPKEGTALQVETPTHLAGTIDFAEGAIATMITSFDIRGASDLPRIEIYGTEGTLSVPDPNYFNGEVKVRRYGQDTWETVKPVFESGQNERGIGVTEMVESIRAGREHKASGKLAYHVLEAMHSFQRSSLEGKHIHLESSYDAFAVTRTVQTEIESVESL; encoded by the coding sequence GTGGAGAAAATGAAAGCAGGCATCATCGGGTGTGGTAACATCAGCGCCATCTACCTGGAAAATCTCAAAAACAACCCGGTCATTGAAGTCGTGGCTGTTGCGGATTTGATTCGTGAACGCGCTCAGGAACGGGCAGATGAATTTAATATCGCAAACGTTTACAATGTAGATGAGTTGCTGCAAAATAACGAAATTGAACTTGTGTTGAACCTTACGGTTCCTGGCAGTCATGCCATGACCGATCTGGCTGCACTCGAAGCAGGCAAACATGTGTATGCCGAGAAGCCGCTGGCAATTTCGCTTGAGGATGGTCGCAAGGTTGTTGAACTGGCTGAAGAAAAGGGATTGTACGTGGGTTCTGCACCGGATACGTTCCTTGGTTCAGGCATTCAAACGGCTCGTAAAGCGATTGAGGATGGCCTGATCGGCAAGCCGATTGCAGCGACTTCATTCTTCATGGGTGGAGGACCGGAAGCTTGGCATCCTAATCCGGAGTTCTTTTATGTTGCAGGTGGTGGACCGATGTTTGATATGGGACCCTACTACCTGACCGCTCTGATTACGCTGCTTGGACCGATACGCAGAATTAGCGCCTCGGCAGGCATACAGATTGCAGATCGCAAGATCGGCTCCGGGCCGAAGGAAGGTACAGCGTTGCAAGTAGAGACGCCTACCCACTTGGCAGGAACCATTGATTTCGCAGAAGGTGCCATTGCGACCATGATTACCAGTTTCGATATTCGCGGAGCTTCGGATCTGCCACGTATTGAAATCTACGGTACAGAAGGTACGCTTAGCGTACCGGACCCCAACTATTTTAACGGGGAAGTGAAGGTTCGCAGATACGGTCAAGACACTTGGGAGACAGTCAAACCAGTCTTCGAAAGTGGACAAAACGAACGAGGCATCGGCGTAACCGAAATGGTTGAATCCATTCGTGCCGGACGCGAACACAAAGCCAGTGGCAAGCTCGCTTATCACGTACTGGAAGCTATGCATTCATTCCAGCGTTCTTCACTTGAAGGCAAGCACATACATCTGGAGAGCAGCTATGACGCTTTTGCAGTAACTCGCACAGTTCAAACTGAGATTGAAAGCGTGGAATCGCTCTAG
- a CDS encoding AraC family transcriptional regulator has product MSTDQSCQVLTAGFSFHRKPYAMVQPEGVKNYLLRLQTDGRCRARIDGDMSLVDAGDLLLFDPDEPYELRIDNEINPMGERLVESGDYHIFFNGSWVDEWWKRHKRPTRIKVELTESLLVLFRQLVLEQRRISNPYPEISSYYMRILCLEVDRLLAEHPTITNTNYVAYEIKNYIEENASSLFKLDDVATHIGISVSRGVHLFKEAFGKSIMQYTLDVRLNMARERIIFSPMTLEQVSESSGFNNYTYFHRVFRSRFGMSPKEFRVIHREQM; this is encoded by the coding sequence ATGTCGACAGATCAATCCTGCCAAGTTCTTACAGCAGGCTTTTCATTTCATCGTAAACCCTACGCTATGGTGCAGCCTGAAGGGGTCAAGAACTACCTGTTAAGACTGCAAACAGACGGACGTTGCCGTGCACGCATTGACGGGGACATGTCCCTAGTGGATGCGGGCGATCTGCTTCTTTTTGATCCTGATGAGCCCTATGAGCTGAGAATAGACAATGAAATTAATCCGATGGGAGAACGACTGGTGGAGAGTGGTGACTATCACATCTTCTTCAATGGTTCCTGGGTGGATGAGTGGTGGAAGCGTCACAAACGGCCGACACGGATCAAAGTCGAACTGACGGAAAGTCTTTTAGTCCTGTTTCGACAGCTCGTGCTGGAGCAACGCCGCATCTCTAATCCTTATCCTGAAATTTCAAGTTATTATATGCGAATTTTATGTCTCGAAGTGGATCGTCTGCTTGCGGAGCATCCAACGATAACCAATACCAATTATGTGGCTTATGAGATCAAGAACTACATTGAAGAAAACGCTTCCTCTTTATTCAAGCTGGATGATGTGGCAACACACATTGGCATCAGTGTCTCACGGGGTGTTCATCTCTTCAAAGAGGCATTTGGCAAAAGCATCATGCAATACACGCTTGACGTACGGCTGAACATGGCCAGGGAACGGATTATTTTCAGTCCAATGACCCTGGAGCAAGTGTCCGAATCTTCCGGCTTCAACAACTATACCTATTTCCATCGGGTATTCCGTTCCCGGTTCGGCATGTCCCCGAAGGAATTCCGCGTCATTCACCGGGAACAGATGTAA
- a CDS encoding Gfo/Idh/MocA family oxidoreductase, giving the protein METTQRKRVAIIGLGDIARKVYLPLLTAHPNVEIVGIMNRSPEPVKAVQEAYRLERGTTDLKELLSWDLDAVFVHTATEAHFDIVMQCLEQGLAVYVDKPLSYTLRESEEMTAFAEAQGLLLAVGFNRRFAPMYQKAKQWMEGGKGFDSLTVTKHRTGIQDRPAAETIYDDLIHLLDLMLWYSNHNVELLHQWIRKNDLDRLLHATGTAKLGRTAYGRFDMVREAGADLEKVELHGGGRSAEVVNMDTISYLEQGSLETKEAFGSWDTVLARRGFSGAVDNFLACLDSPDDCLISASHVMDSHELAEQLIRK; this is encoded by the coding sequence ATGGAAACAACCCAACGTAAACGAGTTGCAATTATCGGCCTCGGCGATATTGCACGTAAAGTATATTTGCCGCTGTTAACCGCTCATCCGAACGTGGAGATTGTAGGCATTATGAACCGATCTCCGGAGCCGGTCAAAGCCGTTCAGGAGGCGTATCGATTAGAACGGGGAACAACGGATCTGAAAGAACTGTTGTCCTGGGACTTGGATGCGGTGTTTGTACATACAGCAACAGAAGCGCACTTTGACATTGTCATGCAATGTCTGGAACAGGGATTAGCCGTGTATGTAGACAAGCCGTTATCCTATACGCTTCGGGAGTCGGAAGAGATGACTGCTTTTGCCGAGGCACAAGGTCTGTTGCTGGCCGTGGGCTTCAACCGCAGATTCGCACCGATGTATCAAAAAGCGAAACAATGGATGGAGGGTGGAAAAGGCTTCGACTCCCTGACAGTGACCAAACATCGTACAGGCATTCAGGATCGTCCTGCGGCAGAAACGATCTATGATGATCTCATCCATCTGCTCGATCTGATGTTGTGGTACTCGAATCATAATGTGGAGCTGCTTCACCAATGGATTCGGAAGAATGATCTGGACCGATTACTGCATGCAACCGGAACGGCCAAGCTGGGTAGAACAGCCTACGGTCGATTCGATATGGTGCGTGAAGCTGGGGCAGATCTGGAGAAGGTCGAATTGCATGGTGGTGGGCGTTCTGCTGAAGTGGTGAACATGGACACGATTAGCTACTTGGAACAGGGGAGTCTGGAAACCAAAGAAGCGTTCGGGAGCTGGGACACCGTGTTAGCACGCAGAGGTTTTAGCGGAGCAGTTGATAATTTCCTGGCTTGTCTGGACTCGCCAGATGATTGCCTGATCAGTGCAAGTCATGTCATGGACAGTCATGAACTGGCTGAACAATTGATTCGCAAATAG
- a CDS encoding VTT domain-containing protein: protein MRKWLWLLLYVLLAGVTFIYRYELLAWTDLHQSIPLLLAMATLFALVPVIPYKFVIIAFGYSYGTTTAAWICWLGTTLAAMVVYGGARTIFRHQARSYLERIRGLSRFTTWMEAHPFMGVMSMRLLPVVPQMAVNIYAGITYTPFWVFMVATAIGKMPAIFVFAYAGAQAETSIWLSLAILAGYLVFMAIVLLLFRFRSRNKA, encoded by the coding sequence TTGCGAAAATGGTTATGGCTTCTGTTATATGTTTTACTTGCAGGAGTCACGTTTATTTACAGATATGAACTGCTGGCCTGGACCGATCTTCATCAGTCCATTCCGCTGTTACTCGCCATGGCAACATTGTTTGCTCTTGTGCCTGTAATTCCTTATAAGTTTGTTATTATCGCCTTTGGTTATAGTTACGGTACCACCACGGCAGCCTGGATATGCTGGCTTGGCACTACACTTGCTGCCATGGTCGTCTATGGCGGAGCAAGAACCATCTTCAGACATCAGGCGAGATCGTACCTCGAACGCATTCGGGGTCTGAGCCGTTTTACCACATGGATGGAAGCACATCCGTTTATGGGTGTTATGTCGATGCGCTTGTTGCCGGTCGTGCCTCAGATGGCCGTTAATATCTACGCAGGTATAACGTATACGCCATTCTGGGTCTTCATGGTTGCTACGGCTATTGGCAAAATGCCCGCGATTTTTGTTTTTGCCTATGCAGGTGCACAGGCTGAAACCTCGATCTGGCTGAGCTTGGCGATCCTTGCCGGATACCTGGTGTTCATGGCCATTGTATTGCTCCTATTTCGCTTTCGGTCACGCAACAAAGCCTGA
- the msrA gene encoding peptide-methionine (S)-S-oxide reductase MsrA, translated as MEQHSSELATFAGGCFWCMVSPFEELPGIHKIVSGYTGGHTENPTYEEVCSETTGHVEAVQITFDPAIFPYKKLVELFWQQIDPTDTGGQFHDRGSSYQTAIFYHSEEQRQIAEASKAELGQSGRFDKPIFTPILPAKPFYEAEEHHQNYHRKNPAHYKRYSKGSGRVDFIERNWSGKVDKDGLKERLTPLQYEVTQNSATEPAFHNEFWDHHGDGIYVDIVSGEPLFSSTDKYDSGCGWPSFTRPLRDHNVKEKTDLSHFMIRTEVRSREGDSHLGHLFNDGPAEAGGMRYCINSAALRFVPKEDLQKEGYGEYAVLFQ; from the coding sequence ATGGAACAACATTCAAGTGAGTTAGCAACTTTTGCAGGCGGATGCTTCTGGTGTATGGTATCCCCCTTTGAAGAACTGCCCGGTATTCACAAGATTGTATCGGGTTATACAGGAGGACATACCGAGAATCCAACATATGAAGAGGTCTGCTCGGAGACAACAGGACATGTAGAGGCTGTGCAAATTACATTCGACCCTGCCATCTTCCCTTATAAGAAACTGGTTGAACTGTTCTGGCAGCAGATCGACCCTACGGATACAGGCGGGCAATTCCATGACCGCGGATCTTCCTATCAGACGGCCATCTTCTATCACAGCGAAGAGCAGCGTCAGATTGCCGAAGCGTCCAAAGCGGAGCTGGGACAAAGCGGGCGTTTTGACAAACCCATCTTCACGCCGATCTTGCCAGCCAAACCGTTCTATGAAGCCGAAGAACATCACCAGAATTATCACCGGAAGAACCCTGCCCACTACAAACGGTACAGCAAAGGTTCTGGACGCGTAGATTTCATCGAACGCAACTGGTCCGGCAAGGTGGACAAAGACGGACTGAAAGAGCGTCTGACGCCGCTTCAATATGAAGTGACCCAGAACAGCGCGACCGAACCTGCATTCCATAACGAATTCTGGGATCACCACGGTGACGGGATCTATGTGGACATCGTATCCGGCGAGCCATTGTTCAGTTCTACTGACAAATACGATTCGGGTTGCGGCTGGCCGAGCTTCACACGTCCATTGCGTGACCACAATGTGAAGGAAAAAACCGATCTCAGTCACTTCATGATTCGTACCGAAGTGAGAAGTCGTGAGGGGGATTCCCATCTGGGTCACCTGTTCAATGATGGTCCTGCTGAAGCTGGTGGAATGCGTTATTGCATCAACTCTGCGGCACTTCGTTTTGTACCCAAAGAAGACCTTCAAAAAGAAGGATACGGTGAGTACGCCGTCCTTTTCCAATAA
- a CDS encoding lipid II flippase Amj family protein, with amino-acid sequence MFSLSLAIPMIFTMLIHAADSLSYALRLGGLRTRRIALAISLAGILLLVSRTSNMAQGPMVGNLVDTATRGANPHFAAQLHWLMGAATIGTALAILCFPTMVKLSSRMVVHFEAAGSIPVMVRGMLKRSKIRNAMYYITPPSWKMAKRLVQHGMPRRLMMLNVAVTAIYTTGVLSSLYAAYLYPGQAVAASQSTGLINGIATIMLTILIDPRISLLSDRSLRGEIRLDRMNQIYGCMLVSRLFGTLVAQLLLIPFAYWIGWIVNMM; translated from the coding sequence ATGTTTAGCCTCAGTCTGGCAATACCGATGATATTCACTATGTTGATTCATGCAGCAGACAGCCTATCTTATGCACTTCGTCTAGGTGGCTTGCGTACGCGCAGAATCGCGCTAGCCATTTCATTGGCTGGTATTTTGCTGTTGGTTTCTCGAACTTCCAATATGGCTCAGGGTCCGATGGTAGGTAATCTGGTGGATACCGCAACACGTGGAGCTAATCCTCACTTTGCAGCACAACTACATTGGCTGATGGGGGCGGCTACCATCGGAACCGCATTAGCCATATTGTGTTTCCCGACCATGGTTAAACTCTCATCCCGAATGGTCGTGCATTTTGAAGCAGCAGGTTCCATTCCTGTGATGGTTCGTGGGATGTTGAAGCGAAGCAAGATTAGAAATGCAATGTATTACATCACTCCGCCATCCTGGAAGATGGCCAAACGATTGGTACAGCATGGGATGCCAAGACGATTAATGATGCTGAATGTAGCGGTAACCGCAATCTACACCACGGGTGTCCTGTCCAGCTTATATGCAGCGTACCTTTACCCCGGTCAGGCTGTAGCTGCCTCTCAATCGACCGGGCTAATTAATGGCATAGCGACTATTATGCTAACTATCCTGATTGATCCGCGGATTTCCTTGCTCAGTGACCGATCATTACGTGGCGAGATCCGTTTGGATCGCATGAACCAGATTTATGGCTGTATGCTCGTTTCCCGTTTATTCGGTACACTGGTGGCACAGCTGTTATTAATTCCATTTGCGTATTGGATTGGTTGGATTGTAAATATGATGTGA
- a CDS encoding DUF2188 domain-containing protein, whose amino-acid sequence MPWNKQDYPVSMKNLEPRVRHKAIEIANALLQDGYEEGRSIAIATAKAEEWDENHPSPEGSKSNSTSSSENSNHKESSSTQRRHSEPVSSSKSHDNIHVVPTDSGWAIKEEGKSTYLSTFETKAEAVDEAKKRSSHQHIRAIIHNQDGQIASSIKP is encoded by the coding sequence ATGCCTTGGAACAAACAGGATTATCCGGTATCCATGAAGAACCTGGAACCACGTGTCAGACACAAAGCAATTGAGATTGCGAATGCGCTGCTTCAAGACGGGTATGAGGAAGGACGTTCGATTGCCATAGCGACAGCTAAGGCGGAAGAATGGGATGAAAATCATCCCTCACCGGAAGGCTCGAAATCGAACTCCACATCTTCTTCCGAAAATTCTAACCATAAAGAGTCATCTTCCACGCAGCGTCGGCATTCCGAACCTGTCTCATCGTCCAAGAGTCATGACAACATTCATGTGGTGCCTACCGACTCCGGTTGGGCAATTAAGGAAGAAGGAAAGTCTACCTATCTGTCTACATTTGAAACGAAAGCTGAAGCTGTGGATGAAGCTAAAAAACGCAGTAGCCATCAACATATTCGCGCCATTATCCATAATCAGGATGGGCAGATTGCTTCTTCGATTAAGCCTTGA
- a CDS encoding YitT family protein: MKRTSLTLQHVKTEAIKFAIMLLGTFILAFAYYHINFQNHLSEGGFVGLALLGKYATGLSPAIGMLLLDIPVMILAWFLKGWKFMIQALLGVAAFSLFYDGFERYSTLVMSFNGNLWIPAVLSGILTGVGAGIVLRFGGATGGDDILAVLVSRWKGWKLGTVFFVSDAFVLGLSLFFLPVKETLYTILAVWIASKVITYVVSVPARGTVVTTSAVKLPMPSAAAKAVNAAAVSQRTTVARGVSH; encoded by the coding sequence ATGAAGAGAACATCGTTAACCTTACAACACGTTAAAACAGAGGCGATCAAATTCGCCATTATGCTGCTCGGTACGTTTATTTTAGCTTTTGCCTATTATCACATTAACTTTCAGAATCATTTATCGGAGGGCGGATTTGTCGGTCTGGCCCTGCTCGGAAAATACGCAACAGGCTTATCACCTGCCATCGGTATGTTGCTGCTCGACATTCCGGTCATGATCCTGGCCTGGTTCCTCAAAGGCTGGAAATTCATGATTCAGGCATTGCTTGGCGTCGCTGCATTTTCCCTATTCTATGACGGCTTTGAACGATACTCCACACTGGTGATGTCGTTTAACGGAAATCTGTGGATTCCGGCAGTTCTATCCGGTATATTGACTGGGGTAGGCGCTGGGATTGTGCTTCGATTCGGCGGAGCGACAGGCGGAGACGATATTCTCGCCGTGCTGGTTAGCCGCTGGAAGGGATGGAAGCTGGGAACCGTTTTCTTTGTCAGTGATGCTTTTGTATTGGGATTGTCACTTTTCTTTCTTCCGGTAAAAGAAACTTTATATACGATTCTGGCCGTATGGATCGCCAGTAAAGTCATCACGTACGTCGTTAGTGTTCCGGCTCGCGGAACCGTGGTAACGACTTCGGCTGTGAAATTGCCGATGCCATCGGCTGCAGCCAAAGCAGTTAATGCTGCTGCTGTTTCACAGCGGACTACGGTGGCTAGAGGGGTATCCCATTGA
- a CDS encoding nucleotide-binding protein, which yields MKTLKPRVFIGCSLEAKPIAAAVHENLRFSAEVTPWYSGVFNPSSYTMDDLEVEVRTTDFAIFIFHPDDISKIRGKYYASVRDNTMLEMGLFMGRLGRKRIFFILPEDITDIKDTTKIEGLRMPTDLLGLNPLVYEIRSDGKWAPAVSVACSKIADSIEEQGRWSDPELENIIEKHKRTEGEARLQLLKLLRFFRELLRTRKADAKMLERMSDALRTAFVSHPPFAVRGTAIYRTDDSGYIEQLCGNVGEPGRKYDLSANDDKQPDDPKRILVIDSYRENKIKINLYDDYLEKEYLLCYPVAKRYVITVHIIGHIEADEAVFQQIDLQNRQLFNAINDLLGGEPE from the coding sequence ATGAAAACGTTAAAGCCAAGAGTCTTTATTGGCTGCTCGCTGGAAGCGAAGCCGATTGCAGCCGCAGTACACGAAAACTTACGTTTTTCAGCTGAAGTTACCCCTTGGTATTCCGGGGTTTTTAATCCAAGCAGCTATACCATGGACGATCTGGAAGTAGAGGTACGTACGACTGACTTTGCGATTTTTATTTTTCATCCGGATGATATATCCAAGATTCGCGGGAAGTACTACGCGTCGGTCCGGGATAATACAATGCTTGAAATGGGTCTGTTTATGGGTCGTCTGGGACGAAAGCGTATTTTTTTCATTCTTCCTGAAGATATTACGGACATCAAGGACACGACCAAGATCGAAGGATTGCGGATGCCCACAGATCTGCTGGGATTAAATCCACTCGTATATGAAATCCGTTCTGACGGAAAGTGGGCACCAGCCGTGTCCGTGGCATGTTCCAAGATTGCAGACAGTATTGAGGAACAAGGACGCTGGAGTGATCCGGAATTGGAGAACATCATTGAGAAGCATAAACGCACCGAGGGAGAAGCAAGGTTACAATTGCTTAAGTTGCTGCGGTTCTTTAGGGAATTGCTGCGTACCCGCAAAGCAGATGCCAAAATGCTGGAACGAATGAGTGATGCCCTGCGTACTGCCTTTGTCTCTCATCCTCCATTCGCTGTACGTGGCACAGCCATATACCGTACAGATGACAGTGGTTATATTGAGCAATTATGTGGTAATGTTGGAGAACCGGGGAGAAAGTATGACTTGTCCGCTAATGACGACAAACAACCGGATGATCCCAAGCGCATCCTGGTGATTGATTCTTACCGGGAGAACAAGATCAAGATCAACCTATATGATGATTACCTTGAGAAAGAGTATCTGCTATGCTATCCTGTAGCCAAGAGGTATGTAATCACCGTTCACATTATTGGACATATTGAAGCGGATGAGGCGGTTTTTCAGCAGATTGACCTACAGAATCGTCAACTGTTCAACGCCATCAACGATTTGTTAGGAGGCGAACCGGAATGA